The following proteins come from a genomic window of Canis lupus familiaris isolate Mischka breed German Shepherd chromosome 31, alternate assembly UU_Cfam_GSD_1.0, whole genome shotgun sequence:
- the LOC111093568 gene encoding keratin-associated protein 21-1-like, protein MCCNYGNSCGYGCRCGYGCGYGSGYGCGYGSGYGCGYGSKYGCGYGSGYGCGCGYGSGYGCGCGYGSGWGCGRGSSYGCGYGSGCWGYQPLCYRRCYSSCC, encoded by the coding sequence ATGTGTTGCAACTATGGGAACTCCTGTGGCTATGGCTGCAGATGCGGCTATGGCTGTGGCTATGGCTCAGGTTATGGCTGTGGCTATGGCTCAGGATATGGCTGTGGCTATGGCTCCAAGTATGGCTGTGGCTATGGCTCAGGGtatggctgtggctgtggctatggctcaggttatggctgtggctgtggctatGGCTCAGGGTGGGGCTGTGGAAGAGGCTCCAGCTATGGATGTGGATATGGCTCTGGCTGCTGGGGCTACCAGCCCCTTTGCTACAGAAGATGTTATTCTTCTTGCTGCTAG
- the LOC111093530 gene encoding keratin-associated protein 6-2-like, producing the protein MCCNYGNSYGYGCGCGYGYRCGPYSGCGYRTGYGCGYGSGYGCGCGYGSGYGCGCGSGYGCGCGYGSGWGCGRGSCYGCGYGSGCWGYRPLCYRRCYSSCC; encoded by the coding sequence ATGTGTTGCAACTACGGGAACTCCTATGGCTATGGCTGCGGATGCGGCTATGGCTACAGATGTGGCCCCTATTCTGGCTGTGGTTATAGAACTGGTTATGGCTGTGGCTATGGCTCAGGttatggctgtggctgtggctatggctcaggttatggctgtggctgtggctcaggttatggctgtggctgtggctatGGCTCAGGATGGGGTTGTGGAAGAGGCTCCTGCTATGGATGTGGATATGGCTCTGGCTGCTGGGGCTACCGGCCCCTTTGCTACAGAAGATGTTATTCTTCTTGCTGCTAG
- the LOC119867017 gene encoding keratin-associated protein 21-1-like — protein sequence MCCNYGNSCGYGCGCGYGYGCGPYSGCGYRTGYGCGYGSGYGYGCGYGSGYGCGCGCGSGYGCGCGYGSGWGCGRGSCYGCGYGSGCWGYQPLCYRRCYSSCC from the coding sequence ATGTGTTGCAACTACGGGAACTCCTGTGGCTATGGCTGCGGATGTGGCTACGGCTATGGATGTGGCCCCTATTCTGGCTGTGGTTATAGAACTGGCTATGGCTGTGGCTATGGCTCAGGTTATGGCTATGGCTGTGGCTATGGCTCAGGctatggctgtggctgtggctgtggctcaggttatggctgtggctgtggctacGGCTCAGGATGGGGCTGTGGAAGAGGCTCCTGCTATGGATGTGGATATGGCTCTGGCTGCTGGGGCTACCAGCCCCTTTGCTACAGAAGATGTTATTCTTCTTGCTGCTAG